Proteins from one Plasmodium relictum strain SGS1 genome assembly, chromosome: 10 genomic window:
- the MCM3 gene encoding DNA replication licensing factor MCM3, putative, with product MESMSIEKNSTPLGRPDYRTMNSELNYTLMDSSINHSSILDNSMRVEKDNRERRLQKISENIVSEYESGRQSVVFTQQKYKQLLEGFLLFVQTNKYIHQKITELREEATDEYNRMLNKNIPNIIIHQRLICNINNFQTGNEQFELLAKCLIKEPYLALPAYQAAIKELWKSQEGKIEIDPPKIGICGWLGRHHVTPRGLQSSMLNKLVAVEGVVNKCSTVQPKLVQSVYIGEAIQDINADIRSDEKTVHLRPHYDITDFDKTAKDSGRPPASDPEGRIMHRHEIGLCKYKNHQKFVIQETPEDAPTGQMPRWVEVIVEDDLCDIVKCGDRVRVWGVYRASCGQANSSNSGLGRSFLIANNILVKNKETYDSNLFISEADKKNFHAFAKKENTIDILGYSFAPSICGQDIVKKAIILMLAGGTERALPSHHIRGDIHIMLVGDPSCGKSQLLRYVMSIMPGTVSATGRGSSGVGLTAAIVTDQDTGERIVEGGAMVMGDRRVVCIDEFDKMQQTDRVAIHEVMEQQTVTVAKAGIHTTLNARCTVLAAANPLYGCWNDALDMGQQLQFEPSLLSRFDLIFLVRDSATEEDDERIAESVLRNVTEKAKPIMNESRNNQKNFVIQADSYDINPKAQHISVFNERDVNKNNDSNQENEEFETPIFANRDEMIYFDKNGVEHEILTVPFFKKYLHYVKNIFYLEKQRSDGWKPYPEVSDEACEVIIELYADLRERASKYSHNKLIQGVTPRTLEAIIRIASAHAKLKLNRYVTSVDVNYAKKLLLYTLFGEEIVESDEEEEEEEEEEEEEEEEEEEMIKKKKRQKAKRASKKRANEKKDVINKKKKRKGEAESKDMENYMINDEQKKKNTPSLDVKEIERLIVENVTLNDPGDGLKDVELLDLIILGNKDKMPELANLDINQLRKIINSLNEMDGAPIYYVKKDKIVYRC from the coding sequence atggaaAGCATGAgcatagaaaaaaatagcaCTCCTTTAGGGAGGCCTGATTATAGAACAATGAACTCCGAATTAAATTATACTTTAATGGATTCATCAATTAATCATTCTTCTATTTTAGATAATTCTATGAGAGTTGAAAAAGACAATAGAGAAAGAagattacaaaaaataagcGAAAATATAGTTAGTGAATATGAATCAGGTAGGCAAAGTGTCGTTTTTACacaacaaaaatataaacaattaTTGGAAGGATTCCTATTATTTGTtcaaacaaataaatatattcatcAAAAAATTACTGAATTAAGAGAAGAAGCAACAGATGAATATAATAGaatgttaaataaaaatataccaaatataataatacatCAAAGGCTAATATGTAATATTAATAACTTTCAAACAGGTAATGAGCAATTTGAATTGTTAGCTAAATGTTTAATTAAAGAACCTTATTTAGCATTACCAGCTTATCAAGCAGCAATTAAAGAATTATGGAAATCTCAAGAAGGTAAAATAGAAATTGATCCTCCTAAAATAGGAATCTGCGGTTGGCTAGGTAGGCATCATGTAACACCAAGAGGATTGCAAAGTTCCATGTTAAACAAATTAGTAGCAGTTGAAGGAGTTGTGAATAAGTGTTCTACAGTTCAACCAAAATTAGTACAATCTGTTTATATAGGAGAAGCAATTCAAGATATTAATGCAGATATTAGAAGTGATGAAAAAACAGTCCATTTAAGACCACATTATGATATTACTGATTTTGATAAAACAGCCAAGGATTCAGGTAGACCCCCTGCATCAGATCCTGAAGGAAGAATTATGCATAGACACGAAATAGgattatgtaaatataaaaatcatCAAAAATTTGTTATTCAAGAAACACCTGAAGATGCACCAACGGGGCAGATGCCTAGATGGGTAGAAGTAATAGTAGAAGATGATTTATGCGATATAGTGAAATGTGGTGATAGAGTAAGAGTATGGGGAGTCTATAGAGCAAGCTGTGGTCAAGCCAATAGTTCTAATAGTGGTTTAGGGAGATCTTTTTTAATAGCAAATAACATattagtaaaaaataaagaaactTATGACTCTAACTTATTTATATCAGAAGCAGATAAGAAAAACTTTCATGCATTtgcaaaaaaagaaaatacaaTTGATATTTTAGGTTACTCCTTTGCCCCTTCTATATGTGGACAGGATATAGTAAAAAAGGCTATCATTCTAATGTTAGCGGGTGGAACAGAGCGTGCATTACCTTCTCATCATATTAGAGGGGATATACATATAATGTTAGTAGGAGATCCTAGTTGCGGTAAATCTCAACTATTACGTTATGTTATGAGCATAATGCCTGGTACAGTTTCTGCTACTGGAAGAGGATCTTCAGGAGTTGGTTTAACTGCAGCAATAGTTACTGATCAAGATACAGGAGAAAGAATAGTAGAAGGGGGTGCTATGGTTATGGGAGATAGAAGAGTAGTGTGCATTGACGAATTTGATAAAATGCAACAAACAGATAGGGTAGCCATTCATGAAGTTATGGAACAGCAAACTGTTACAGTCGCAAAAGCAGGTATACATACTACTTTAAATGCTAGATGCACGGTACTAGCTGCTGCTAACCCTTTATATGGATGTTGGAATGATGCTCTTGATATGGGACAGCAGCTACAGTTTGAGCCATCTCTTCTTTCTCGTtttgatttaatttttttggtGAGAGATAGTGCTACTGAAGAAGATGATGAAAGAATTGCAGAATCTGTCCTTCGAAATGTTACTGAAAAAGCTAAACCAATTATGAACGAAAGCAGAAATAACCAAAAGAATTTTGTTATTCAAGCTGATAGTTATGATATAAACCCTAAAGCACAACACATAAGTGTTTTTAATGAAAGAGAtgtaaacaaaaataatgacAGTAAtcaagaaaatgaagaatttgAAACTCCAATTTTTGCTAATAGAGATGAAATGatttattttgataaaaatggTGTAGAACATGAAATTTTAACAGTTcccttttttaaaaaatacctACATTACgttaaaaacattttttatcttGAAAAACAAAGAAGTGATGGATGGAAACCTTATCCAGAAGTCAGTGATGAAGCATGTGAAGTTATTATTGAGTTATATGCAGATTTAAGAGAAAGAGCTTCTAAATACTCACACAACAAACTTATACAGGGAGTTACTCCAAGAACTTTAGAGGCCATTATTCGAATAGCGTCTGCTCACGCAAAGCTAAAATTAAATAGATATGTTACTAGTGTTGATGTAAATTATgcgaaaaaattattattgtatACCCTGTTTGGAGAAGAAATTGTTGAATCAGATgaggaagaagaagaagaagaagaagaggaagaagaggaagaagaagaagaggaggaaatgataaaaaaaaagaaaagacaAAAAGCAAAAAGGGCATCGAAAAAAAGAgccaatgaaaaaaaagatgtaataaataaaaagaaaaaaagaaaaggtgAAGCAGAATCAAAAGATATGGAGAATTATATGATAAAtgatgaacaaaaaaaaaagaatacgCCATCATTAGATGTTAAAGAAATAGAAAGATTAATTGTTGAAAATGTAACATTAAACGATCCTGGCGATGGACTAAAAGATGTGGAACTTTTAGATTTGATTATATTAggaaataaagataaaatgcCAGAATTAGCAAATCTTGATATTAATCAATTAcgtaaaataataaattcattaaatgAAATGGATGGAGCACCTAtttattatgtaaaaaaagataaaatagtATATAGATGTTAA
- a CDS encoding transmembrane emp24 domain-containing protein, putative translates to MKVIKTGDILFFLFFFMFLNCSNVKSAYFYVNEGVDKCFVESVAGSIVITSSYDNYGLKDVKCLINIKDESGRILYSHETSKISKGKISYLTKKDGLYYICISCPSTKWFKSTSLKWSLSIEVGGSDIDLENLAKKSELSETLTVLKTLKKKFNSMKLQQGYQKQMATNLYEYNESVHKKMFYCYITEIILLILITIYSIVHLKNYFKSQKLM, encoded by the exons atgaaagtaataaaaacGGGTGATATtctattctttttatttttttttatgtttctaAATTGTTCAAATGTTAAATCTGcctatttttatgtaaatgaGGGTGTGGATAAATGCTTCGTAGAAAGTGTAGCAGGCAGTATAGTTATAACTTCTTCTTATGATAATTATGGACTTAAAG ATGTGAAATGtcttattaatataaaagacGAAAGTGGAAGAATATTGTATTCACATGAAACTTCTAAAATTAGTAAAG GTAAAATATCATATTTAACAAAGAAGGATGggttatattatatatgtatttcttGCCCATCCACTAAATGGTTTAAAAGTACTTCATTAAAATGGAGTTTATCAATTGAAGTTGGTGGTTCAGATATCGACTTAGAAAATTTGGCAAAAAAGTCAGAATTAAGTGAAACATTAACTGTTttaaaaactttaaaaaaaaagtttaattcCATGAAATTACAACAGGGATATCAAAAACAAATG gcaactaatttatatgaatataatgaatcagttcataaaaaaatgttctaTTGTTATATAACAGAAATAATTTTGCTTATACTAATAACTATATATTCAATTGTTcacttaaaaaattattttaaatcacaaaaattaatgtaa